Genomic window (Phaeodactylum tricornutum CCAP 1055/1 chromosome 3, complete sequence):
GACTGAGGCTACTTCCAGTCCCAACGAGATGGTGCAGTTCCATGCAATGCAGCTTCTCTATCAGATCAAGTCTCACGATCGTCTCGGAGTTTCCAAGCTGGTGACTCAGTACAGCCAACGGAATACTCTTAGATCTCCTTTGGCGTTGGTCCTGCTCGTGCGTTACACCAGCAAACTTTTGCACGACGAGGTCTCGGAAGGACGCGCTTCCGGATCGTATCAAGAGTCCACTTCGACAGTCGTTCAAGCAGGCTACCAATTCTTGGAAGCTTCCCTTCGTCACAAGTCTGAACTAGTCGTCTACGAAGCCGCTCGAGCATGCTGCCATCTTCCCGCTGCTGAACCTCAAGACTTGCAGCCCGCCATCGGAGTTCTTCAACTCTTTTTGTCGAGTCCCAAGCCTGCTGTCCGTTTTGCCTCCATTCGAACCCTAGCTCAAGTCGCTAACCAACACCCGCGTGTGGTGAGCAAGTGTAACGAAGACCTTGAAGCTTTGATTGGCGACTCAAACCGTTCCATTGCCACTCTGGCTATCACCACTTTGCTGAAAACAGGCTCTGAGAATTCTATCGACCGGCTCTTGAAGCAAATCTCGGCTTTCTTGACGGAAATTGCGGACGAGTACAAGATCACTGTTGTGCGTTCTTTGCAGAAACTGTGTTTGACGTACCCAAGTAAGCATCGTGTCTTGGTGGGATTTTTGTCCAACTTTTTACGTGAAGAAGGCGGCTTTGATTTTAAGCGGTCCATCGTCAACAGTATTATTTCTTTGATTCGTGCGGTTCCGGAATCGACTGAATCCTCGCTCTTGCATCTGTGCGAATTCATCGAAGACTGCGAGTTCACCATGCTTTCGACACAAATCCTGCATTTACTTGGTGAATTGGGACCCAAGACGAGCGCCCCTCCTCGTTACATTCGTTTCATTTACAACCGTGtcattttggaaaattcCGCTGTTCGAGCAGCTGCTGTCTCAGCCTTGACCAAGTTTGCCGCGTCTTGCCCGTCTCTCCGAACATCAATTCTTACCCTTCTCCAACGGTCTTTAGtcgatgaggacgacgagacCCGTGATCGTGCCGCCATTGCTGTTGCGACTCTACAGAACGCTATGGAGGCATTTCCTTACGTGGCGCCACCTGAAGACGACGTGGTAGGCGATGAGCTTCCTCCCGATGTGCCAGACCCAGACGATCCGGCTGCCTATGTGTTGCTCGAGCCTTTGCCCATGAGCTTTGACAAGTTGGAGCGATCCATGAAGGCTTACATGTTGACTCCAATGACGATGGAAAGTCCTGATCCGATTACGGTCATGGCCTTGCCCATTGTGGAAGACACGGTGGCGGACCTGCAAAAGACAGCAACGGGAATGACTGACGAGGAAGACACAGCTATGAATGGTGATTTACCGATGGTAGAAGAGGTGAAGAAGGAAGTTGCTGATCCTGCCGCAGCAATTTATGCCATTCCAGAGCTGGCGAACTTAGGACGCGCCTTTCGATCAACGGCGCCTGTGCATCTCACTGAATCGGAGACTGAGTACGTCGTGCAATGCACGAAACACATCTTTGCTTCCCATGTCGTCTTGCAGTTCAGTGTTCAGAATACGATTGACGACCAACGATTGGACAATGTGACCGTATTACTGGATGACAGCGAATCGGAGATCTTTACTGTGTCCGGCGAGATTGCCTGTGATGGCATCAAGTATGGTGATACCAAGCATTGTTTTGCCATTTTGGAACGCAATGCCGAAATTCAGCTGACGCCCAGTCATTTCACTTGCGAGCTTCGGTTCACTGTGGTGCAGGTTGATTCTACAACTGGAGAAGAGGAAGGAGATAAGTTCGAAGAAGAGTATCCGCTGGAAGATCTCGAGATCGCAACTTCCGATTTCATGGCTAAGGTCGCTGTGCCAGATTTCCGCAAGGCCTGGGAAGCAGTCGGAAACGAGAATGAAGTCTTGGAGAAGTTTGCTTTGCAATTCAAGAAGATGGAAGACGCAGTAGCGGCCGTTCTCGACTTCCTGGGTATGCAGGCTTGTGATGGTACGGCCACAGTCAAGCCAAATGCTGGCGGTAAACCACATATGCTTCATATGAGTGGCGTTTTTGTAGGAGGCCAACAAGTGCTCTCCCGGGCTCAAATTGTGATGCAAGGCACCAATAGTGTCGTACTCAAGATTGCAGTCCGAAGCGAAGATTCTGACGTGTCACGTATTGTCGCCGACTGCATTAGGTAAGAGAGCCACTCGCTTGCGACGAGATTAGGGTGGTAGCTTCGGCCAAAATACTATAGCTTGAATTTACCAAATCTCTCGATATGGTGCTCGCACTTGTGCCATTTATATTTTGCCTCTTTACCGTACGTTAGCTACTAGAGCAAACGAAGCAAATTTATTTGGGTTCGCTGTCACGCTCGCCTGTGTGTGGTATGAAAACCCTGCGCTTAGTCTACCTTATTCTCTTGCGCCCAAATTTTGCGCTCGATTGCgttcaccatggcggctaAGCTAGGCAGCGGCAGACAGCTCTTCAACACCGACGAGCGCCAAGACATTGAAGCGAGCTAAGTATCGCCCGATTAAGCGATTCTAGAGATGCGACCGCAGAGTGGTGGAGTCCTTAGAAACCGATCAAATGGCTTTCGTCTGCTGAGATGGATTGTGACCGTGTCTGTTGTATTGGTCGGATCAAGGTCTAGAGAGTCGAGCTGTTGCGTCGCGGATTCAATTGCAGCATCGTCGTATGACTGGGAAGATTGGGACTACTACCAGATACTTGGTTTTAATGAAACGAGCATAAGCAAAGAGCTGAGCGCGAAAGATATAAAACAAGCCTACAGACGCCAAGCTCGACGATGGCATCCAgacaaacaacaacagcatcacTTCAATGTCTCCCTTTCTAACTCTGCTCTTTccacggaagaagcgaaTGCACGGTTTGCTAAGATCACCGAAGCTTATCAAGTTTTATCGGACGACGATAGAAGGATAGAATATGAGCGATATCGTAGAGGACACGTGAGGCAGAGTCCGAATTTGAGAAAGGGACCTAATTCCGACGCAGCCGCCAGCTCATCCTATAATTCGCACGAAGCATCATGGTCGTTTGGCTGGAAAGACTTTCGCGTCGATCCAGTACAATTGTTTCAGGATTTATTTCAGGATTGGAACGTGGCAtttgatgacgaggacgaaaacTTATTCGGGGGATTTGAAAGATTTAACCCGAACAGTTCAGGAGAAGGGCACAACGGTCTTGGACGACCGACACGAATATCCCACGACGAGCATATACTGATGGATAGCTGGGGACGGGAGATCTTGCGCGTACTACAGACCGAGGAATATCGCCAGATAGATCACCTGTATATCAGAGTCATGGCGCAAGATTTTGTCGAGACGTGGGATCCATACCTTCACGGTTTTTCGTATCAGCCCTTGCAAGGCGAGCCTTTTCTCATGGAAGAAGTTCATCGACCACTACCACAAACGACGAGCACAATGCCCTCTCACGAGCCCCTGACAACTCAGTCCGAATGGCTGGAGCACGGTCGATATAGAGCCGGCCTAGATGCTTTTTGCAATCTTCAAATCGTGGATAGTAGTCGTGGCGTTATCATTTGGGAAATCGAAACGGAGATTCCGTCGTGGTATTCGGCTTGCCAATTGGAGCTTCGAGGTCCTACTCTTGTCCTAGTCATGGGGGACTATTATCATCAAGAACAAATCATTTGGCAAAGTGAGATTCTAAACCATTCTCATAAAGAGCTTATTGGAGCCCTTCATATTGCGAGATTGGACGGGGACGGTGCGTTGGCCGTATATCAGCTTTTAGAGATAAAGGAGAGTGACAAGCACATCTGGTTGGATGGGCTCTTGCATGCTGGATCAAAAACCGGAGCAGCACTTGTCTGGCAACGATTTGTTAAAGCCTTCTATGCGgttgaagaaatgaagatAGATCAGTTCAGCGCAGAAAAACGCTATCGTCAAAAGGACCAGACTGAGATTTTCCGACGCGTTTGTGTATGGACGTCGAACCCGTTTGGATGCTTGCGCGTTGGACGGGCTTTTGTTCATGCCTTTCGTGACTGTATCCTGCTCGGGCGACGGGTCATCCGTGTTGTCGACCGTCTTTTCGACTTGTTCTAAGAATTGTATGGAGTCAAACAAAACAGTTACTTTAAGCCAATTCATAGAACAGTGTTGTATGTTCGGACAATACAAATACAATAGCTCCCGACAAAAAGTCCTGGCTCATACTTGTCTACACAATCGATATGCCTCTGCATTTGTTTCCCTGAGGTTCACTTTGTCTTCTTGCTTTCGTTCTTCGCCGAGGCCGATTTTCCCTTGGTCATGGGCAGCAGTTCCCCCACAACTTCAAAGAGGTGATACGCGACAAAAAAGAGGGCCACAATTACCTGTGCCTTTTGTGGTGCATTAATAACACCTTCACTCAAACTCGTTTGCGTAAATAGATGATAAAAGGTGGCCCCAATAAAGGCACTCAACATAGGCTGTCCCAAGCCATTGGCCTTGATCGGGTCTAAACCCTTGTTGAGTGGCAAAAAAGAACCTCCGCATCCGGCGATGGCACCACAAAAAATAGGTCCAAATAACGGAATGGCAAAGTCAGAGGCCGGTATCACCTTTGCAGCAGCCGTCGTGAGCTTGACGACAACCGAGGCACGCAAGGTTTCGTACATGAAAATTACAGCCACCTTAAGAATCGGAGACAAGCTGAGCACGTCACGCAAAATGGGCAGATACTGGTGCAACAAGAAGGCGACAATAATAGCAATGGGGTAAGAATCCTGCGCCAACGAAACCGGAATACCGTTCAAAAATATGGGAACAAGAGTTCCTCCCCCTGTGCATTGCAAAATCATTGAAACTAACTTGTAGGAAAGGGAAGAGTTTGGGTCCAACTTTGGAAACAGCTTGCAGCCGTGCAAATACGTGTACCCCAGcatgaacataaacttgATTTCATGTGTGTGCAT
Coding sequences:
- the COPgamma gene encoding predicted protein (gamma coatomer, subunit of the Coat Protein complex COP I), which codes for MLKEVQELAEKFKVEEDEAYVSPYAHLEKATVLQEARIFHDPTAVRESPRKCCTVIAQLLHLQNTGQYLSGVEATEVFFGVTKLFMSDDASLRRMVYLFIKDVAETCDPDDVIIVTSCLTKDMTCDVDLYRGNALRVLVRIVDAAMLGAIERYVKQAIVDSSGQVSSSALVSASHLFASSPECAAVVRRWISETTEATSSPNEMVQFHAMQLLYQIKSHDRLGVSKLVTQYSQRNTLRSPLALVLLVRYTSKLLHDEVSEGRASGSYQESTSTVVQAGYQFLEASLRHKSELVVYEAARACCHLPAAEPQDLQPAIGVLQLFLSSPKPAVRFASIRTLAQVANQHPRVVSKCNEDLEALIGDSNRSIATLAITTLLKTGSENSIDRLLKQISAFLTEIADEYKITVVRSLQKLCLTYPSKHRVLVGFLSNFLREEGGFDFKRSIVNSIISLIRAVPESTESSLLHLCEFIEDCEFTMLSTQILHLLGELGPKTSAPPRYIRFIYNRVILENSAVRAAAVSALTKFAASCPSLRTSILTLLQRSLVDEDDETRDRAAIAVATLQNAMEAFPYVAPPEDDVVGDELPPDVPDPDDPAAYVLLEPLPMSFDKLERSMKAYMLTPMTMESPDPITVMALPIVEDTEVADPAAAIYAIPELANLGRAFRSTAPVHLTESETEYVVQCTKHIFASHVVLQFSVQNTIDDQRLDNVTVLLDDSESEIFTVSGEIACDGIKYGDTKHCFAILERNAEIQLTPSHFTCELRFTVVQVDSTTGEEEGDKFEEEYPLEDLEIATSDFMAKVAVPDFRKAWEAVGNENEVLEKFALQFKKMEDAVAAVLDFLGMQACDGTATVKPNAGGKPHMLHMSGVFVGGQQVLSRAQIVMQGTNSVVLKIAVRSEDSDVSRIVADCIR
- a CDS encoding predicted protein, with product MRPQSGGVLRNRSNGFRLLRWIVTVSVVLVGSRSRESSCCVADSIAASSYDWEDWDYYQILGFNETSISKELSAKDIKQAYRRQARRWHPDKQQQHHFNVSLSNSALSTEEANARFAKITEAYQVLSDDDRRIEYERYRRGHVRQSPNLRKGPNSDAAASSSYNSHEASWSFGWKDFRVDPVQLFQDLFQDWNVAFDDEDENLFGGFERFNPNSSGEGHNGLGRPTRISHDEHILMDSWGREILRVLQTEEYRQIDHLYIRVMAQDFVETWDPYLHGFSYQPLQGEPFLMEEVHRPLPQTTSTMPSHEPLTTQSEWLEHGRYRAGLDAFCNLQIVDSSRGVIIWEIETEIPSWYSACQLELRGPTLVLVMGDYYHQEQIIWQSEILNHSHKELIGALHIARLDGDGALAVYQLLEIKESDKHIWLDGLLHAGSKTGAALVWQRFVKAFYAVEEMKIDQFSAEKRYRQKDQTEIFRRVCVWTSNPFGCLRVGRAFVHAFRDCILLGRRVIRVVDRLFDLF
- a CDS encoding predicted protein; protein product: MGRKKIIDEPPVDSTAWLLNSGLAEVVLMHTHEIKFMFMLGYTYLHGCKLFPKLDPNSSLSYKLVSMILQCTGGGTLVPIFLNGIPVSLAQDSYPIAIIVAFLLHQYLPILRDVLSLSPILKVAVIFMYETLRASVVVKLTTAAAKVIPASDFAIPLFGPIFCGAIAGCGGSFLPLNKGLDPIKANGLGQPMLSAFIGATFYHLFTQTSLSEGVINAPQKAQVIVALFFVAYHLFEVVGELLPMTKGKSASAKNESKKTK